In the Rhizobium sp. CB3090 genome, one interval contains:
- a CDS encoding tellurite resistance TerB family protein gives MIDARKLLDQFLGSQVPGMQGSVRDKATEAINLARDNPLATSAIAGVLLGTKTGRQIAGNALTLGGLAAIAGLGYQAYKNYQAGNAPQPAPQPTQQAEPQFLPPPSNSGFSTAPAIASNDFALTLVRAMIAAARADGHIDDAERRHILGKVHEAGVGAEAEAFFERELANPVDLDAIVASAQTEEQRVQVYTASRLAIEPDSRAERGYLDLLAGRLGLADALVDHIEATVASAKV, from the coding sequence ATGATCGACGCCCGCAAGCTTCTGGACCAGTTCCTCGGATCGCAAGTTCCGGGAATGCAGGGAAGCGTGAGAGACAAGGCGACCGAAGCAATCAATCTCGCCAGGGACAATCCGCTGGCGACCAGCGCCATCGCCGGCGTGCTGCTGGGCACGAAGACAGGCCGCCAGATCGCGGGCAACGCGTTGACGCTCGGTGGTCTCGCGGCGATCGCCGGGCTTGGCTATCAGGCCTACAAGAATTATCAGGCCGGCAATGCACCGCAGCCGGCGCCGCAGCCAACCCAGCAGGCGGAGCCGCAATTTCTGCCGCCGCCTTCCAATTCCGGCTTCAGCACCGCGCCGGCGATTGCCAGCAATGATTTTGCGCTCACGCTGGTACGCGCCATGATCGCCGCTGCCCGCGCCGATGGGCATATCGATGATGCGGAGCGGCGGCATATTCTCGGCAAGGTGCACGAAGCGGGTGTCGGCGCGGAAGCGGAGGCCTTTTTCGAACGCGAGCTTGCCAATCCCGTCGATCTCGACGCCATTGTCGCATCGGCGCAGACGGAAGAGCAGCGGGTTCAGGTCTACACTGCCTCGCGCCTGGCGATCGAGCCGGATTCACGGGCAGAACGCGGTTATCTCGATCTTCTCGCCGGCAGGCTCGGTCTTGCCGATGCGCTGGTCGATCATATCGAGGCAACGGTTGCTAGCGCCAAGGTCTGA